One window of Medicago truncatula cultivar Jemalong A17 chromosome 2, MtrunA17r5.0-ANR, whole genome shotgun sequence genomic DNA carries:
- the LOC25488030 gene encoding pollen receptor-like kinase 4, giving the protein MSMSSSDAEALLKFKGSLTNAVALSSWDPSINPKPPCQGTIPNWVGLFCLNDRVWGLRLESMGLTGNIDLASLASMPALRTLSLMNNTFVGPLPDIKLLPNLRALYLSYNHFSGQIPDDAFAGLPRLRKAHLSNNEFTGKIPSTIATLPIIVVLRLDSNKFQGEIPNFRNKNSLKVINLSNNELEGPIPPNLRHFDASSFSGNALLCGPPLMNQCQLPAAGKETGTLSNLLVMKTSLIVISIAFLVVIVVSIFVIFRLKSQKKQLDDEHHSSMISTFHAQASKKYVKPPVVYVKTKSLAEHYDPESPKHDRHSHGHSKKGEQGKLIFLRQDGITFDLQDLLKASAEILGSASFGSSYKAVILDGLKSVVVKRYKQMNNVPREEFHEHMRRLGNLNHPNVLPLISYYYRREEKLLISGFVHNGCLGSHLHGNHNYEKPGLDWGTRLKIVKGVARGLSYLYSALPSVIVPHGHLKSSNVLLDESFEPLLTDYALSPVINLDHAQQIIMPYKSPEYAQLGRITKKTDVWSFGILILEILTGKFPENYITPRYNSDSDLASWVNMLITEKRTSEVFDVEMGGIGTSKAELLKLLKIGLSCCEENVERRLDIKEALQQIEELKETTIDGGEYSSSLITSTERDAYRAV; this is encoded by the exons ATGTCAATGTCATCTTCAGATGCTGAGGCCCTATTGAAGTTCAAGGGTTCATTGACAAATGCGGTAGCCCTCAGCAGTTGGGATCCATCCATAAACCCAAAACCACCGTGTCAAGGAACCATTCCGAATTGGGTGGGCttgttttgtttgaatgatAGGGTGTGGGGGTTACGCCTTGAGAGCATGGGATTAACCGGAAATATTGATTTGGCATCTCTTGCTTCAATGCCGGCATTGCGAACACTTAGCCTAATGAATAATACATTTGTTGGTCCCTTGCCCGACATAAAGTTGTTGCCCAATTTGAGGGCCCTTTACCTGTCCTATAATCATTTCTCCGGACAAATACCCGATGATGCATTTGCAGGTTTGCCTAGGTTGAGGAAAGCGCATTTGTCTAATAATGAGTTCACCGGTAAAATTCCATCAACTATTGCTACCTTGCCTATTATTGTCGTCCTTAGGCTTGACTCAAACAAGTTTCAAGGTGAAATCCCCAATTTTCGAAACAAGAATAGTTTGAAAGTTATCAACTTATCTAACAACGAGTTAGAGGGTCCTATACCACCTAATCTAAGACACTTCGACGCCTCCTCATTTAGCGGAAACGCACTTCTATGTGGGCCTCCTTTGATGAATCAATGTCAATTACCTGCAGCAGGAAAGGAGACTGGTACTCTATCCAATCTGCTCGTTATGAAAACATCACTTATTGTGATTTCAATAGCATTTTTAGTAGTCATTGTGGTTTCAATATTTGTCATCTTTCGTTTGAAGTCCCAGAAGAAGCAGTTAGATGATGAACACCATTCTTCTATGATTTCAACATTCCATGCGCAGGCCtccaaaaaatatgttaagCCTCCTGTAGTTTATGTGAAAACCAAAAGCTTGGCCGAACATTATGATCCCGAAAGTCCTAAGCATGATCGCCACAGTCATGGACATTCCAAAAAGGGGGAACAAGGCAAGCTTATATTCCTTAGGCAGGATGGAATAACGTTTGATTTACAGGATTTGCTAAAGGCGTCTGCTGAAATTCTAGGTAGTGCCTCATTTGGGTCATCGTATAAAGCGGTGATTTTGGACGGACTTAAGTCCGTGGTTGTCAAAAGGTACAAGCAGATGAACAATGTACCGAGAGAAGAGTTCCATGAGCACATGAGAAGGTTAGGAAACCTTAACCACCCCAATGTTCTACCTCTCATTTCTTATTACtatagaagagaagagaagctTTTGATCTCTGGATTTGTTCACAACGGTTGCTTGGGTAGTCATCTTCAtg GTAACCACAACTATGAGAAGCCAGGACTTGATTGGGGAACCCGTTTGAAAATAGTGAAAGGTGTAGCAAGGGGTTTGTCTTATCTATACAGTGCACTCCCAAGTGTGATTGTACCTCATGGTCATCTAAAATCTTCGAATGTACTTTTAGATGAATCTTTTGAGCCCTTGCTCACTGATTATGCCCTAAGTCCTGTTATAAACCTTGACCACGCCCAACAAATAATCATGCCTTACAAATCCCCAGAGTATGCTCAACTGGGTCGTATTACAAAGAAAACTGATGTGTGGAGTTTTGGGATTCTAATATTGGAGATACTAACGGGTAAATTCCCAGAGAACTATATTACACCAAGGTATAATAGTGATTCTGACTTAGCAAGTTGGGTAAATATGTTAATTACTGAGAAGAGGACAAGTGAGGTATTTGACGTTGAGATGGGAGGAATCGGAACTAGTAAAGCTGAATTACTCAAACTATTAAAGATTGGTCTAAGTTGTTGTGAAGAGAATGTTGAAAGAAGGTTGGACATCAAAGAGGCTCTTCAACAGattgaagaattgaaagaaacaacaattgaTGGAGGAGAATACTCTTCCTCCCTTATCACCTCTACCGAAAGGGATGCTTACAGAGCTGTGTGA